taaaataaatctagaaTGCTTTCCTTTCTGGAAGCAAATATATTAAGCGACCTAGCTgtcaatttcttcttttataatgaCTGAATATCAGGAATCttgtactgtattaaaaaaaactggttttagaTTCTAGGCTCCTGGTACGTGTTGTATAAAACGGACACCGACAATAACTGCCTGGTATGGAACCTGACGCGAGGAGCAATGCCAGACTCATTACAGGTGACAGAATCCAGACAGCTTTCTGTCCTGGATGTGTTCCGTGTCGATCACACCCATGCCCTCACTGCCAGGATTGACATTCCGAATCCCGAAGTCCCAGGAAAGATGCGCATTAGATGGCCCACATGTGAGTAATTAAGGAGATACTGTAACGGTTTTGTAATAAGAGTGTTTATGCTCTATCCATCTGCAGTGGAAGCTTAAGGCAagttttttccttgttaatttAGTTTCAATTAGCACTTTACTTGCAAAATAGCACAATTAACTTTTTATAGGTCACTGCAGAGCAATAGAGAAAGTCTTAAAGCTAAGCATTTTAATTGCTTTCATTACAGCTTTAACAGGAAAGGCAGATTTCATTGTATTTGACACCGACTACGAAACATATGTGGCTATCTTTGAATGCGACCGAGCTGGCTTCCTTCACAGGCGCTCTACGGCGATTCTGTCGAAAACTCAGGACGTTGATGAAAACATCGTGAAAAGGGTAAAGTAGAATTATGAAAATCTAAGTCATTTGCTACCAAGGATTTGAGTACCTTAATAAAAAGCCATTATCATGACAAATATTGTGATTATTAACACTTTTTTTAATACTTCCAAtttcagtactgtacagtattattaaaatagtttcattcataacacatacacaaaatggTAGCATCACATTCAGATTATCATGTTTCAGTATGATATATTCACACACCTGATGACAGTGTTACAGTAAAACATTTTACTCTAACATTATAGGGTGCATATGAAATTTGCCTTTGCAATTACTGTACAAAAATGGCTTTCATTATGTGTCAGTATTGCAAGATACTTTTAACTGGAGAAGCTGTAGAATTGTAAAGGTGCATTTAGCATTGGAAGTGTAACTCTCTAAACATGTATTTCACAGGTGCGTCGCCTTTTAGAAACTGCTGATGTTGGCCACTATTATCTGAGCGAGATTAGCCATGAGACTTGTCGTGTTTCAGGGTAGGTTTCTATGAATATTATTTCTAGCTGATCTGTAGTTGGAAAGAGTGGAGATAATGTGAGTTCAGCAAAAGGAAGCATGTCATTACGTATCATGGAAAGAGATTGATGCAGTATGTAGGAAACTAATGTTTCTGTCAGTCAagtttatcatcatcttcatcataaaTGTTTTGATATCAGCTTTTTCCACTGTGAAGTTAGATCTCACTCTCCTCTGTCTTGCACCCTTTTTGCCTGAACTCCCATTAGTTTTGGTTTCCATGAATCTTACCATTCTGTACTATAgtgtcatttttcaaatttcctcAATATTGTCTGTTATTGCCCATGTTTCAGTTACACTCAGTAGTACGGGTCATGCTTATGTGACGTAGTGTTTCCCCTTTCTACATTTTATTCAGGCTgcaggtactttttttttctaactgccCTCTTCTTACTTGCTTCAGTTCAGCATGTCCCTAAGGTAACAAATGTTCTTCCTCTTCTAAGATCTGCTGTTCTACCACAAGAACACGGTTCTCCATTTCATATCTTTCccatttacctttatatttttcaGCAAGGAAaatcttacttcattaacattttaaaattgaagtaaacattttaaaatcctaAGTATCTCTTGTTACACCACCTGTTACATTCAGTACACATTACTAAGTTTACCCTACACCTTTTCCACAGCAGCTACATGGCaaattttgtgacttttttcctgtactTCCTGTCCAGTCACCACAAGCTTTGTTTTGTGTATGCTGATTTTTGGTCCTTCCCTTTCCATTCTACTTTTCCACCTTTTAACAATTGCTGCCACCTTTTCCTCAGATTCTGCTGTTAACCTTAGGTGTTCTGCATATAGCAGCTCTCATTAGCCTTATTGCATGCATTTCTTTGTAACTTTCTCCATTACTGTACTGTGATAAAAAGCAAAAGGCTCAGGACTGACTCTTTTGATACACTTGCCCCTGTCTTCACTCTGATTCCTGTTATGGTATAAAAACATCAATACAGTATCTGAATCAGCTTTTCTGGTGGCCACTACCTTCATAATGCTTGCCTGTCAGTGTTATATTTTCCACTGGTCCCTCTATTTAGCAAATATCTTCCAGTTCATGATAATTCTTTTCATTCAGATAATTTTCAGAATGCTGCTGTAATTGTTCTGATGTCTTTTTCAACTTTAATGTAATATATCTTTGTCATCTTTTACTTAATTTGCCcctttctcattttctattttcctcactATACTGTCCTGAATATTTTCTCCCTTCAGTCTGTTATGTTCAGATTCTGATTCCATTCCTCCTAATTTCTCTTCTTTGCCCCTTTCACCTACCTTTTagcctctctcctctccttgtaTGCTGTTATTATCCTATTCcttgccagtcctctactagagCTTGAAGCATCCTCTTCTTCAGTTACCCCTTATACATCTTGATTCCACCACCATATCTTCCTCAGTGTTCTTCCCCAGTCACATAGCACATTTCTTCTGCTGCCttatgtaaaactttttttcagcaGTTTCCACCAACCACTTTTTAATGCTATATTTGcagacaatatttttatattcctttctgtTGCCTTCATTTGGCAGTTTCCAAGTTCTTATTCTTTTGACTGTCTCTTTTTCATCATCTGTCTACCATTCAGTGTCAGATCAcccagcataaaaaaataattttttctttcttgctgtcCATACTGTTCATCATCGTAAATCAGTCTGTTTTCCAGCATCTCCAACCTTATATGTTATCAGCTCTTTTGCTGAATCCTTGGCTTTGACCAGATTTCAGGAGCGTTCCTTTCTCCTTACTTTTTTCTCCCATCTCCCAGGCTATGTTTTCTCATCACATCCTCAAAAGCAACTCTGTTTAATTCTAAGTGGCcatttacgttttctttattcCTCATATTTATGTTAGTCAAAAAGAATTAGTGAGTAACAAAAACTAAGTACAGTACTTGGGCTATCTGATATCCAAATATTCTGGCAGATACTGAGTACTTTTTGACTATGTAgtgtaataaacaagtaaaaacctcaataatttttacttacaaaaaCAAGAAACCTATTTATGGTGTATGGTCAGGATATGTGTCTGTAGTTTCAGATGCTTTAACTACACCTTCATTATTTCTTATCAGTATTATTGCTAATTCCAGGAAAACCAACTGGCACATTGACAGAGAATTTTTCGGAGTGGCACCTGGTGAGGACGTAGCCGAAGTCATTACCTCGAACAAGGAAATAGGTCAAGATTACGATATCACTCAGTTGGAGATTATTGAGGAAGAGGCTAATCCACAGTACAATTTTAGAGGAAGTCTGAGAGATAGTAGGCCAGATATATAGATACTGTGATTATTACACTAAGTTTTATGTAATATAATCTTTACAATTACTTCTGTCACAGTTTTATTAATAGAGCTTAAGAGAGGGACAAGACAGAGTTggagtgattggacagcaagatagagattCAGAAAGTAGGTGgtgtacaaggatctaaaggagggactgggagaaaaccccagtTGCATAAAGAAGCAAtggttagagaagttggacagtgaGGTAGTTGAAAGGAAgcaagaatggaggtaaagtaatgGGCTAAAACATTggtgtagctaggggccaaagggacattgcaaatgccctctagtaatgcctacagtgcaccatctaaggtgcactgatggtacacCCCTTATGAGGTCATCAGAATTTTGGAGATAGTTAAAAATTATGGTTatggaataaattatatatatacagtataaacctTCACATACCAGTATGTAAATCCATTAATGACTAGTCATACCAGAACAATAAATTAGAATTTACCAATAGATTCAGTTCTCTGTCAGATTTATAGGCAAACTGAAAACAGTTTGAAGCAGTTTGctaaaaaacaataacagctAAATATATAGGCTTTGCTTTCCATACTAACAGCGAATCTGTGGAAACAGATTTGTGGAAACAAGTTTGGGATGGATGGTAGTCTGAAAATCCTACTGTGATAACTTAGTAATCATTCCCACCTCCCCAAGCTCTGATAACTTTATCTGTTTCCAAAAGTAATCCTTTGATGGGTAGTTTATCATAAAAAGGATGCATGGTTATTATGAGAAGGTCTGCTGCCATAGATTGTACCTGTACTGAAATGCTACTTTGTATTCATTCCATTTtcctgaaaaatgaaacaaaagtttcCAAAAAGCTTAGGACTGTgttataattcttaaaaaatttcCAGTACcctattttttttacaagtcaGGTCTTTTAATCCTACACGAATTTGAAAATGATTGTTCATCATTATAATCCTATTATCTATTATTAGTACAGACATAGAATGCTTTAATTAAAGTAGATTGATAGAAAATCTTATGCCAAGTTATCAGTCTAAAGGACATTGTGAGACAAGCTGTgtgaaattatgattaatattttttacatttgattAAGATTCACTTGAATTTAATATCAGGTTTAGAAGTTAAAAGATTCACTTGAATTGAGTCATTGTCTAAACTGCATTGCAAGACTTTGAGCAAGCTCTGCAACTCATCATTTAGAAAAGCATTTAACTTGgccataaaataattattttgaagactTATGAACTTGTTCCTGAAGCTTAGAGACACAAATTCAGAGATTTTAGAAGTCCAAATATCAGGCTTCCATTGGATCAGTTTGAGAAAGGTTTCCAGTACCAGTTAAAAGATCAGACTTTAATGACTGAAAGAACAATAGCAATGGTATCTAGCCCATCACTGATGTATCCAGTTCCAAAAACAAACACCATATGGGTCTTGAAACTTTTTCATGTTTTGGGGATAGACTCAGTGGAGCTTGGAAGCCAAACAAAAGGAATGGAAGttaaaacaaaaggagaaaagaaatgtTTGTAGACTTCCCActtaaatgaaggaaaaggacGAGGTGGTGGTAAGGAATCGGACCTCAACAAGTGAGGCTGATGTAAGCTTTATGGGATGAGCCTACAATTGAAGGAAAGATCAGTGAAGTTCTCCAGTGAGTAAATGGTCATGAAAAAAGTACAACTAAGTTTCATCATATCCTTATTGAAAGACTaaggtacagaaaaaaaatacttccctATAATACCTGGACAATGCTAATTATCGAATTGCAATTCATACATGTGTCAGTTACCTTGGATGGCAGTTTTAAgacttgtaaaaaaatattttgtataaggtaaagtggagcATTGATAAGAATCTTTTAATTTGCAAAACTGTGAAAATTTCTCTGCTGTTGACAGCAGTTAAATAGAGGAGATCTGAAAAGGGTAAATGACTCCAAATAAGATTTGTCATTGTATAATAGTTTATTTTCTAATCAAACTTAATCAtccttctaaataaataaatactgtatggaGATAAGGCAATTCATAAAGTCGGGAATCTCTGAAAACTTATTGAATATGTACAGTGATGTAATTATTAAGTAGTTTTCAGTGCATATATACAAATCACTAAACCAACTCCAACCAAAATATTActggaaaatattgaaattttaaaataatctttatgCTCCACAAATACCATGTTCATACTTTACTTATACTATAATGtataaggaaaatgaagtttttaaattGTATGGATACTGAGCAGCTCTAAGTTAGCTACATTCCTTCACCTTCAACTTCTGCTGTCGCTTTGTTGAAAAACTCTTCTAAGGCAGGTGATAGTTTTGGTTCCTGAGATTTATCTTTACTCCAgaagtgaaatttttctttcCCACTTGGtttctttgatggctcttttgattttttctttgtcttatcTTTCTTCCCTGGGCAGTATTTGTcaaaatcattttgccaatcTTGGAGAGCCAAATCTAAGTTGTCATTATCACTATCATAGTCACTTATATCAAGATCAAAACTActttcatcattgtcatcattacTATCTGCAATATCTGGCAAGGTACTTGACTGATCAGATTCCTCCTCAATGGGAGTCTTCTCTTTCGGCAGTGGCTTTTCTGTTTCCCCTCCTTTGTCAGGCATTTTTGGAGCCTTGTCaattacttgtttccttttttcaCTCTTATTGTCATCTTCAGATATTTTCACCATACTCTTTCTCTTCATCTGTACTTCCTTTATGTAAAAATCTAACTTATCAATCGGAACTATTTCCTCAAGCTCATCTTCTGGATTCACATATGTGGAAACTTTTTCCAGTTTTGCATTAAATTTAGCA
This genomic stretch from Macrobrachium rosenbergii isolate ZJJX-2024 chromosome 6, ASM4041242v1, whole genome shotgun sequence harbors:
- the LOC136839545 gene encoding uncharacterized protein, whose product is MWLFYGIVCAFFFSHVSAHTIHFGRTCPDVQPFPNLAVDKILGSWYVLYKTDTDNNCLVWNLTRGAMPDSLQVTESRQLSVLDVFRVDHTHALTARIDIPNPEVPGKMRIRWPTSLTGKADFIVFDTDYETYVAIFECDRAGFLHRRSTAILSKTQDVDENIVKRVRRLLETADVGHYYLSEISHETCRVSGKTNWHIDREFFGVAPGEDVAEVITSNKEIGQDYDITQLEIIEEEANPQYNFRGSLRDSRPDI